tgaaattttttttatttcttcataataacaaattatttttacctataacataataataaaaattgtctgAAGCGTTGGGTAAAAATAGTAGTtaaaatgacttgaaatttaattattatacaaagtaATCTAAAGACTTATCAAAATAACAAATGCACAAATcgctacaaaataatattatgtaatgaaTTTgcaatgacaacaaaaattatatataagtaaatttattaaagagttGGAACATTAAGCAATAAATTTTGTCCACCAGGTAAATAAGCTACTTGTGGTGATCTAGATAATTGGTAAGCAATATCCTCGGCAGCTTCAATTCTTCTTAATTCAACTAAACCTTCACCAGCTTCACCAAATGATTTCGCTAATAAATCTGCAGCTGTAGCATCACCTTCAGCTGATAAAACAGTCGCTTTCTTCGTTTGTTCAGCTTTTTCAACCAAAAATCGTGCTTTCTCAGCTTCTTGTTGTGCAACTTGTTTTAATTCTACAGCTTGTGTGAATTCTTTACCGAATGTTAAATGTGTTATAGATATATCATCTAATATAACACCAAATTGAGATGCTCTTTCAGTTAAATCGTCGCTTACTTTTTGTGAGACTAAGTCTCGTTGTGTAATTAATTCACCAGCATCAAATTGGGCTACAACAGCCTTTAAAACTTCTGTTGTAATTGACGGTAAGACACGTTCTTCGTAATCAACACCAAGGACTGTGTAAATTTTAGGAAGCTGGTCGGGAAGCGGTCGGAATAATATACGTAACGTAATATTGACATTTTGTAAATCTGAAAtacaaaagaacaaattttatactaaataaaaGTCATAATCTATATaccaattttgttataaatatctGGTCGGTATGTAGATTTGTATTCTTTTTCTATGTATATACTAACTGAACCGATGGCTTTGTTTCatctacaatttatttgattatagcttttgatcagagattattaatatttattaatctgCAGCTTTCAATTCATTAACAGCTATAATATACTTGGGCCCGTTTAGGTCAACCGCCAAATACATTATTTACTTCTATCCCTTCGTCAATTAGACGACCGTCCCCTTCACATGAGCATTCGATCTAAGAGCTCCCTGCGCTTGTAATTCTCAtacaaattaatcaatttttacaaacattttagcAAATGTAATGATTGTCGAGTTCTATGAAATCAAAGTGCCACTGAACAAGAGAGAATGTAGAtatgagtgcacatacatatacatcatacagactctcttgctcggtgccactttaGTTTGATAAAACTCTAATAAAAAAGCATTAGCAAACAGCAGTCTCTCATCCAAATattgactgtggcaaatgttgcTTAACATCAATGAATCGCCGTGaagttaattttttcgattttttactgttcttttgaatttttttaaatattaattacgcaaaaaattcaatgaaatatcgatatttatctgataatatttataaaatatcgatacttatctgataatatttataaaatatcggtATTCCTATTTGGATACAtcgaaaattgatattaaaattatatttttctaacacTATTTTAATCTTATTACGTCAAAAAAACCATAAACTGGAACTAATTATCCACCCTGAGCCGCCAGCGCAATTAATAACTTAAAGGATTCCTATGATAAACATCCGGCAAGGGCTATATCCgcaattaaagtatattatggTAACGCAAGGTAGTCATCGTTGAAAGCTTCGAACCGTTTATATTGGGATACTCTTGATCGTTATTTAATACCGGTATTCAGTCCGAAAAATAGGTCGGGACTCTGATTAAACTAACATTAATTATTAGGATTCCATTttgcttgatttaaaaaataaatattacataattgtGTCTTACGTACCTTTACTTCCTGTAATTACTGGTATATTTCGTGGTCTAGACCGAATGTCAAATATAACTGGCCTTTGGACCCATGGAATATAAAAATGAGTACCTTCTCCGACAACTTGATTCTTAATACCAGCAAATCTATCGAATATAACTGCTCTATGGCCACCATCAACTAATTTTAAAGCAAAACATTTtagtcaaatcaaaattttaacattacgATTATGTTCTTACCATTGTATAATGCGGAATTTACTACACCTCCTACTAAGGCAACACCTAAGCCTAGTTGTCCCACTCGGCTAAAAAATTGTGCAGCCATCGCgaattaactataataaaatccgaatattaaattaaatatttactttttggatgtaatattttaaattttttatcacatgaTGAAATTTAGgttatgaattaaattatgcataagtagtaaaaatttataaaaattactaataaatcTTACATGACTTAGGTATTAAAACTCTTTGAACACTTGAAAATTACttgtgaattaaattttaaggccAGTTAaggcaaacaaaaattaaccaTAGACCGGTTACGGATCATAAATGCACTAAAGAAAAAAGAATATAGATCATGGTATAAACCTGACATGGTATGATCGTTCGATCTTAGACGAATTTTTAATTAGCTTGCGCAatcaactaaataataaattttcacaattattttatagaacttaataaaatattttcttaaacataaattatatcatatttgaataacatcaataaatttaaaaattgtagtttgttttttaataaaaatattcaaaatacaaaCAACATGGTAGAATCTGGCCTACCTGCGCTAGAACATACccttatattaattttaccaaaagaGAAAGTAaaaagtatgtatattattagtaaataatacaaacaagGACAAATATATAGTGActcgataataaaataaaataaattggcgttcatttcaaaatctaaagatattttcaataatattggtTAAGTAactgtcattaaaaaaatcatatatttctttaattgtatattatgcAGATAGTTAGAGTCCATTAGACGCGtcgtcatcaaaattttttatgggtATCCTAAAATCCATTAAGAACCAATACTTAAAGATGTAAtttcatgatgacgcttgaccctggctttgagcgtcaaattaggaTTTCACCCATTCCACCATGAagcttataagaaggagaacgatcgctatagaaaatattgtccccgaaatatggataaaataactgcgctaatttaaaatgatatatcaattctAACTCATAAACATCTAatttcgcagatactacttcttgatgacagcgcggctggtggctgaaaaatgaactataaattctacaaattttcagggacaggcgcgctaatgctttaacacgtagcgatcgttttccttctttataaccttcatgagcAGACCCTTCGCGTTCTCTATGGTGTTATCTCAATGTTTTAGATTGTCAATCTGAAAAGAAAATGGCAAagaatttatttgatgatttgaatcatgaattttatatcaaaaaagaaaaagaagaattaAATACAGAACTTATCATTAAGGAGGAAGTATGTAATGAAAATGAAGACacaatgtttttaaatgaagCAATTGTTAAAACAGAACATGATcccattaaaatgaaaatattcgatgaaaatgaaaaattatttactgataattatcaaaatattaaactggaaaaacaattaaatgcggaacatattattaaagatgaaatatttgaagaaaatgttttagaaaatcaAACAATTCATAATAGAAGAAATCTTTATGCATGTAAAgcgtgtgataaaacatttactcggaaaaataatttaactcgACATAAAAAAACTCATGTAGAAAAGCCTTTTCCATGCGAATTTTGTGATGAAATGTTTGcaacaaaacaaaagttaaaagaaCATAAACGAAATCACACAAGagaattaaaatctttttcttGCGAAATCtgtgatgaaaaattttatgatgaaaaGTATTTAATTGAACATAAACAAACTCATACAGgtgaaaagttttatatgtgtgaagtttgtgataaaacatttaatcttcaaaatttaattcaacatgAACAAACTCATTTTTgtgaagaaaaaccattttcatgtgaagtgtgtgataaaaaatttactgacaAAAGGAATTTTAAGGAACATAAACAAACTCATTCTGGAAAACCTTTTTCgtgttatatttgtaataaaacctaTGTTCATAAGTATActttaattcaacataaacgaattcatactagtgaaaaacctttttcatgtaaagtttgatatgaaaaatttcatttcaaaaatgatttaatagacctttttcacattttttttccttttttttttaaatggaagtaaatgtcttgataaatgggctaattttttcccccgatttttttgaagccatTTGACcaagaaaacagacaatgaaaattattaaaattcaaattggcgaaaacgatccggatgttacacgaaggttggtttgacgtcatttaaagttgataatagtgatatattaatacaactgttgacactgttttattgtcattgcttgtcggattgacatcacagatcacgtgtgcggtgaagccaaaaaaatcgttttaaaatatttccaatattgtgactttttaaccttttcatactattattatacCTCCTTTCACTCCTTCTATTGCCGAGAAACAAAATTTGCCAATTTCAGTTGTTCAATTGCTTATAGCTATAGAACGGATAAAAATACAGGGTCgatttttatctcaaaatacgtattttttcttttataagcaAAAGTCAATAGTTTTCCAAAAAATACCgtcttttttcaaaatctttcaaacaaactCGCCAAAAAAGATCGTACtgggacaaatttttatgaaacttttggGTTTTTGCTTTTGATAACATTAGGAACCCATTCCCCATTATCACAAAGTGTGTATTTCAAAAAAGCTAATCTCGTTTTTTAGGTACTGAcctttaaattatatgaaatgtattcataaaaatcaataaataaataaatataaatattatgtaatgtgTCCTTTTTTCTTAGTTTAGGGTAATAGGATCCATGAGACAAATGACCAGTTTTGCTCGCTTACAAACAGCATTATTTTTTAGACATAGAACACGCCATACAAATTTCAGCAAcgaaaaaattaactaattaaaatttattatgtttttgttttacaacaCTTTTCGCACAATTCAAATATggtattacattttataaggcTTAAATATAGATTTATGCACTGTAAAATGTAggtaattactatttttcttgtaaaattgaaaattaatgagttattcaataaacaaaaattcacccACACTTTACGggtctaaatcgaaaaatttcaatccTAAGGAAAAATTGATAAGGATTataattgtaggaaatttaatttcaaacaactTTGGTAATAGccatttttcatgtaaaattgaaaataaacgagttattcGCAACAAGATTGGAATCCGGAAAACCGAAAAGTTGACTGCCAGTGAGAAAATTGTTGCATGGAATTTTTGCGgatcaaattataatttgataatcTTTATGGAAATactaggtacaaaaaaattttaatattttaaaattttactgacAGCTaacgtaataaattattaatcaattaagtTTATAAGAAGTTCTAAAAATAGAATCGTCATTGAGCTAATCTGCAGTTGCATGTTCTTGGCAgacaaaattcttatttttaattaaaaatacttccaTTAATTTGGGTATCGTTTCGGAagatttgggaatataattttttatttgggaaCAATTAGTATTTCTGTTATTTAGTATAAcatgttatttttatgttatttttaaaagaaaactgttTGGGAATTACGTTAAATACGGTTTCAGAGTTTGggaatgtatatataattaattacatctattttttagttgttttagtATAGATTATGTTAATTAAACGTACGCCTGAACTCATGAACATGTATATGACGTGAAATTCCTATGCCGAGCTATAAGCGCCCGTGGGTCATTTACGCCTCCTGTCTGTGTGGGGTCTAGTCCTCGGCTGTTGCGTAttttgtactgcgcatcaggcAGCTATGTgtcaagtgcgattttagggttccgtacccataACAACTAACAAAATaggcaatgatcttcaaaatcagttcGGTTTGGAAACTtcggagaaggctctaaggaaaagataatttaatggagagtgttcctagatatatttcaagtgagtttagggttccgtattcgaaaaatttgtcggggattttgtatattttacttgttatttaaattattgaaaaggaATAAATAGTGCTACCTAAAGCTATCCAATTCTTACTAATTCCATCAAAGAAATTGGGCAATGAACTGTTTGCAACTTTTTTGacaatgtaaacaaaaaaattaaaagactaTTTAACTTTGACAAATAATTTGCATTAACtgggtttttacttttttctaattatagATATGGAAATAAAACATACACAAGAATTACAGTTAATTTGTCGTACATGttcacttgaaaaaaaatttaatgaattgcaatctatatttaaagaaaatttgaatataattataatggAAATTGCTactgtaaaagtaagtttaatttaaataccaaaatcaaataaaaacacttattattctttttataaataaattgatgtaTTTTAGATATTACAAAATGATGGCTTGCCGTTTAATATATGCTTAAAATGTATTGTACAAGTTAATTCGGCTTATTCATTCAAACGTCTATGTGAAAAATCTGAAAACCATTTTCGAGAGTTACAGGCTGTTAAAAAACAGTCAAATTTAAGTAATGACAACGAAAGAGACATTTCTGATTATTTGGATAATTACATACCAGCGCCagaagatttaaataaaaaagtattgtgTACAATtctaaatgataaattttttcaagtttggtgtaatagtttttttacttgaaaaatttatgaataattaggGCATAATTTACATGATGCAAAGAAAGcagaaacataataaattttattattacttttagggaatattcatgaaatttaaatatggttcaaatattttcttccgtaactttaatgactggacatttcaactaaaccattattttagtaattaatatctttttaattacttaaaattaattaataaaagtacaaattcagtgaaggcatttaaaaatttctaaaacggaaatttaaatttttatacggacgtgacatcatagtacgggcttgtcaaatttgttgacatactgtataatattaattacttacattttatatggtatttcattaaattatactattctacagcttcaattcatatttttaaagtgtaaattatacattgaactgtcaaaaattgacagatcacttacttatacgtcatcaacagagaacgccaaaaaactgcgtttaaatatctcaaaattataatgtattttaaatatttttttacacttatataCAGCAtctttaagcagtatttatattttttactttgttataacggtgtaaacaatgaattaataatataaaaacaattcatgaatattccctattgcaaAAATTAGTATAGGTACAATTTCAGCAGACTAAATACATAGatgcataattttattattgctgctTTTGGACGAACTGAGAGCTCCGTTTGTTTACGGAGTGATCTCCGAGCTTACGACACCCTTTCatgttaaattgttaaataaataatagatagtCAATTTGTGGGTTTATGAGTACTCCCGATTGCTCAGTTTCACCaaactattcaaataaaaatactattcgACAGTCCGACAATCTTGTTAAGAGAtactttagcaaaataaaaactaacgtcagtagtttttaaatattttcatggtGCGCATTATAAAAATAGCAGATAATTTATCAACAATAAATAGCAGACGATtcggtttaaaatattttcaaatgtttgaactaaaaaattaaagaaaaataattattttacgtaAAGTCAAGTGGTCAACAGTGGCACGTTTTTTTTCGAGGCTTATAATTCTAATTTGGaaggtatatatttaataatctttattgGCTTTATTCTTCTTTCGAATAAAAGAAGGGGGTTTACTGTAGCGTGGGCACTGTGGTCCACCTCTAATAGCAAACAATAGCGCATAGTGCGacgcaataataaataaatcaatagaaAAAATCCGAAACTTTCTGGTTAGGTTAAATGCAGCCGCTGTGACAACATGATAGGCTTTTTAAAAACTTAGATATTTCGTGTCGCTTTCTAATACTtgtcaattaatttttctcatcTTTCTTACACTAATATTACTCAGTAAATTCTATTTCACTGTGTACCTGCTTAATTTAAGCCAAACTCAGCGATGTAGACATTTTAAACTAAACCGAAAAACATGAATAATTAACTTACATTCATTCTAAagtattaaatagaaaaaataatcatatcttGAAACTGTTCGTAGTCAACCCGTtgaattttcgtaaaaatgtttcaataaaagttgttggtattttgattaaaaacattgTTGCAATTTGAAGGTTTGCTATGTCTAACGTGTTAGATTTGGAACAAATcgtcaaataattttcattcgatAAGCAGATGGGCGAAGTTCGACCCTAATTCGAATCTTAAACTATAAGAGACGATATAAGGTCGagcttcacccatctgataaccagatgagacataaaTTTTTACCACACTACTGGTTACCATTAATGATGACGCtttaataaatctataaaaCATCAACATTACTTAGGgtctaaacctttttttttttttttatttacaggatAACGAATTTATACTCGATGTTGGAAACGAAAAAAGTGATATTAAAGAAAGTGTGACTGAACATgaggttaaaattaataaacgaaTGTATGCCTGTAATGAatgtccaaaaaaatttaatagaatattaggtttaaaaatacattcagCAAAACACAAGCAAATACGAAAATGTGCAATctgtaaaaaagattttaaaagtaataattctatttattaatgGCTGCGTTTAGCTGAATTGATCGCTCAGTATTGTTCAGTTATTAGCGGCTTCTCatgtattttaaagaaaaaaaaaaattatcaatctaTGGAGTGTCGATGGTAAGTGAGCGATCAGTTCGGCTGTTTtgcaagaaataattttctttaagtcTTGActaagaacttttgtttgaatcattttttcgtaaatgtcgCTGTCTAGTAAGGTCGCAAGTAAgggcaaaactttatttttttttttgtaagtctattgtttcaaattatctttaaaatccATCTGATGATTTCAAACGggtaaattttcgaatttttgaggtggtgtttttttgtttatgtaatgggtatttcaataattaactctatcaactgtttattttcaattgtttcaattgTGTTGGCAGTCAAATTAAACCACTGACATTATAGTTATCTATACCTGTAATGAAAGGCCCGTGGTTCGAATTCAAACAAGATGTCAGgcaaacttaaacaaaaaatgttttaaacaaaaactttgtgAAAATGTTATTAACATGAGAAAATGTAAACACTTTGTTaacatagttatttttttagatatcaaAATACTACGGGaacatatgaaaaatattcatcCTGACTATAGACCACATgtgtgtaaaatttgtaaaaaacaatttagtcTATCGCCGAGTTTAGTGAAACATATGCGAACGCATGGTGGTGAACGAAAACATGTGTGTACAAAGTGCGGTAAAAGTTTTTTCGAACCATGTCATTTAACTATACACATGAGAACACACACCGGTGAAAAACCAATTGTTTGTTCAGTTTGTGGCAAACGATTTGCTGATTCACATGGCTTAGTTGCTCATATGAAAACACATACATgtgagaaaaattataaatgtaaaatatgcaACAAAGGATTTGGTCATTCGTTTGTATTGCGTGCTCATTTACGGACACATACTGGTGAAAGGCCATATATATGTTCAATTTGTGGAGCTGCTTTTACAACGTCATCGTACTTAACAATTCATATGAGATCACATACGAAAGAAAAGCCTTACAAGTGTTCAGCATGCCCAAAAGTATGTATAACTCTACTTTCAGGTCCCGTGTAACGGTTAAATAgtatatgtttttattgttgCAAAATTAACCATTTTCGAAGCCCCTTTTCAACCGTTTGGACGGTTGAGACGGAATcataaactcgcatttgaaatatatctaagaacactttcaaGTGAGCCTCTAGCCGATCCTAAGCAGTTACCTACTCTGCTTAATGGTTAATCTGGTCctgcttttattttttacttatttaaatcgaaaaaaaaagccAGAATTCGaaaattcagaaattttgagtaaaatacAGATTTTAATTCCTATATCAAAATTCTTATCATAACATTTTCATTAGTAACATTTCGATTGTAGGCTTTCACAAGCAAAAGTGCCTTAACTGCACATATTATGACACACACtggcgaaaaaaaatttcaatgtaatatATGTGGTAAACGTACAGCACGTGCTGCGGATCTAAACACTCATATGCGTTCACATACTGGAGAAAAGCCATATGCATGCAATCAATGTTCAAAACGCTACCATACATCAAGTAATTTAGCCGCGCATAAAAGAAGTCATTCGGGTATTCGAGACCATATTTGTAATGATTGCGGCAAAGCGTTTAAAGATCCTAGAACACTTCAAAGTCATGTTAGAATTCATACAGGTATGatagaaattttaacatatttttggaacttgtataaaatgttttatttggtttttaggCGAAAGACCTTTTGAATGTCAAGTATGTGGAAATCGTTATATCCAGTCTAGTCAATTAACAACacataaaaaaacacatattgtttcaaattcagctattttatataaattggattcaaaataattaaatttaattaatgaaattgtaaaTGAACAGTCCAGTTAAAATTGgatttgaaaatgaatatttttgataacgTAACTAGTCGTAGTGGAGGTGAATCTAGCCTATGTATTGAgctaatttttacaatttgaataAGAGTTTAGTCAAATTCATTTGGTTTCTTAAGTTCTGCACTTATTATTACCATTATTTGGTAATTAACTGTAAACTGTGAAAAGTtagcaataaatttatataccgTAAGAGTTCACTATTTATCCAGAAAGTAAATTCCATTAAAACTATGTAGTATAAGAGTaccataacaaaaaaaagacaCCCCATAGAACacctcaaaattataaaatgaaaattgctgAAAAACATGTCAAAATTGTGTTCGCCCCCCAAactagtaaaaaatttgttattgttattttttataaatatatatctatggtTTTTAAAGTCGACACTAGTGACCTCTCGAAAAATATTGGTGGACCAGTTCAAAGCGAGTAGGATAGATAAGAAGCAGAGCCCATAAGAGCTAATGTAAAGTCGTAGTATGCGAGTTTCCGCACCTCGAATTTTACATGCATTTATTTACAAAGAGTATCTCTTAAGTACCGCACGCTTTTATTGCATCAGGTAGAAAGTAAAATTCTAAGACGAGTAGTCCTCTTCCCTTTTTTAATCCGATGAAAGGAtaattagctattaattaaaataggcatTCAATCAGAAGcgttgtaattaaaaattaaaatctctcGACTCTGACTAAGACtgattaattaatgatttttgatagattaaaaataaattattaaatagagcataattttatttgttcttgtatatttatttattttattttttgcccCAAGtgtaaacaatcttttttaggTAAGATTCCAAATACTAAGTTTTTCatgtcaataaattttaattttatcaattattataattatcaaaacagaataattttattaactgtTAAATTTGTTGTAGAGCCTTGAAAAagaccaacaaaaaaaaaaatagaaacgttgcaaataaaaattaaaaaccaaatataGGTACTATATTTGTGGCCTGCATTCCCaagaaatccaaaaaattacctataATTGAATTTTCGCATTTCTATATGAGACTGCGccgagttttaaaaatttaataaatcaagccgcttttaaaatatcttttctcaaattaaaaggttttgttattt
This genomic interval from Chrysoperla carnea chromosome 1, inChrCarn1.1, whole genome shotgun sequence contains the following:
- the LOC123290756 gene encoding protein l(2)37Cc, with the translated sequence MAAQFFSRVGQLGLGVALVGGVVNSALYNVDGGHRAVIFDRFAGIKNQVVGEGTHFYIPWVQRPVIFDIRSRPRNIPVITGSKDLQNVNITLRILFRPLPDQLPKIYTVLGVDYEERVLPSITTEVLKAVVAQFDAGELITQRDLVSQKVSDDLTERASQFGVILDDISITHLTFGKEFTQAVELKQVAQQEAEKARFLVEKAEQTKKATVLSAEGDATAADLLAKSFGEAGEGLVELRRIEAAEDIAYQLSRSPQVAYLPGGQNLLLNVPTL